From the genome of Carassius auratus strain Wakin chromosome 29, ASM336829v1, whole genome shotgun sequence:
CTCCTTATCAGTGCAGCAGATGACGGCTTTAATGTTACACAGTAACAGGACTGTCGATGCTCGCGCTCTTCTTGGCTCATGGGCTCAGTTCACCGACCTTGGTTCATTTTCAGGACGGAGGCGACGAGAGGTAAGATGCTTAGACTGTTTTCTCCTCCTTTAAACTACAATAATTGGGCAAAACCCCTTAATTACAACCTAGTGTACCTGTTAACAGGTTTAAGTCGTAGAGTTGAAAAGAACGAGGACTCTctccaattattattttaattttttacttgtgGTTGGTTTTAAAAAGTGTGAGGGCACACAGAGTGTGGCAGAAAGACACGTACGATGTTGGAAGTCATTACATCACGACTTCTGTTGACATATGCATATGTCAGATGCTGGTTGGTTTTCATGTTTCCTCATAAACATATATGTAAACAATGACTTTAACGAGGAATAGCTAAAGCAGcgtttactgtgttttattaTAGGCATTTTTTACACAtcctgtaactttttttttccatgtacaatgctttatgtaaatgcattttatttagtctGTCCCAAGCCCTGTAAATCCTGCTTTTTTTCTGGATGTAGGCTTCTAAGCAAAAATGCACGTTTTCTGAATTTGcactaaatacaaaataataataataataataaaaagatggtgtaaatttcattaataatataatggaaTAGTAATGTTATCCATTCAGGATAAATGTGAATATTTCAAAGACAAGTTAACGTCTCctgacaaaccaaacaaaacataagataaatttgatttaaaaaaaaaaggtcaaatttaatgttttaatctaatgttcttttacCATGATTTTGTACAGTCAGCAACTGATTAGCAGTAAACATGACTTTTGTAGAAATTTCACCATTAAACTTTCTTTCCAATAAATGGCTTGTAGCCTAGTAATGGCTAAATGAACTGTAAAACTGCCATCTCCGATACTGTCATCCCTGTGACGTCATACAACACATtattaatgttgtattttttacattcaggTTGAGAAGACACACTCATTTATTAACACTTAAATCCTTTGTTTGTGACCAAATATTTTGAAGTTTTTAGAAAAAGTCGCCTAAAAGTTACATTACACACAGATGTATCATGGAATGACCCTTGTATGTCATGGGTTTATCTTGTGTTGCTTGTAATGTTTATACCACTGCTTTGTCAACATTGGCTTACACCACTGACATCACTCACATCCAGTGCATTTCATTTTACTAGGCTCTTGTGATTTGCAGAGGACAGTGCTATAAAATGGACTGGATCAATGGATATGTTGTTATTGCTCAAGCTGCACACTGTGTCCTCAGGACAGGTTGTGTGTTTTAGACACTGGTGTGTGGATTAATTCATAAAACCATATTACTTTCCAGTGAACTTTTTTTTGGTctgattatattaaatgttttattattattattattgttatggttTTAATAAAGGGTTAGGGTTTTAAtgctgggggggggggtttgaCATGCAGCTGAGTTTGACCACTGCATGTCTCCAAATCAAACTAAGGGGGCTGTCAGTATGACGTAAAATGTTATGATACTTAATAGCTGATCATGATTGAATTAAATCACCGTTGCTTGTGATTATTTAAAAGATGATTCTTAAACCATTTCTTTCTTCACAGAGACCTCTCTTTCCACCATTCATTGAAAACCCGAAGAGGAAGTATAGCGAGAGCACGATTGCATTCAGGGGTCATCATATTCTGACATGCCTGTGTTTCCACCGCTGCTATGGAGCACGTAACTGCTAGTGAGGAACCGTCTGCTACACTGATGTACCAGGTGGAACGTCCTGTGTTCAATGAAGGCTATATTGACTCAAAGCTTTTGCATAGGAAGAAGAGGACACCCAAGTCCATTCAACTGAGAATAGCTGAACATCTCCGGTAGGGCAGTTCAAAGCATTCCTCTTTCTTTGCTCCTTATgatatgtctgtttttttttctgagctaTATTAGAGTCCAAATGTCTGTGATTGTATTGAGAAATATTCTGGACTGTATTATAGGGAACAAATCATACAAGCTTGTTTAATTAGATAAAATTATTAGATAAGATGTTCTTTTGAGAGTGATGATAAGGGGTCTTTGGACCCCTCTAAATATGTAAACTGGTTTCAGTTGTTCTATTTCACATTATTGTGACTGTGATCTTAAACTATAATCATTTGATCAGGATCGAGTGTTATATGAACTTCAGAAAATCAGTTTGGACTGATAAAGCAACTATTAGACTTAGTAAAGAACCGTTTGTTATTTATGATGGTCTTATTTTATCACATCCTCCATATAATATTACAGGACTACTAGTATTACACAACAATAGTGACATTACATTTGTTGAACCTGCTTATCCCAGCCTGAGCTGGATTAACTGATGATTCAGTTTCCTTTAATGGACAAAGGCAGACTATCATTTAAGTGGTCATTAACTGATAGTCTTCTCCTTTGCTTTTACCTCTTGTTCACCTGTATTCAAATATGGTctgtatcaaatatatatatgattaaaatgGATTAGAAATTTTGTTTGCAGAATTTTTATTTGCTCATTAAAATcacacattaaaatgtaaaactacagTGAAGGGGAATATGACATTCATAgcaatctctcttttttttctctctctctcttcaggtgTTCGTCTAAGAAAGCCAGATCTGTTGTATTTGGTTTCCTGCCCATTTTAACATGGCTGCCATCATATCCACTAAAGCAATACCTGTTTGGAGACATAGTTTCTGGCATCAGCACAGGTGTAATGCAACTACCCCAAGGTCAGATGTTATTGAAAACTGGttaatattactaattaaatGTGTATGTTTAATAGTAGTCGAGTAgtaattttgttcatttgaatagtcataataataattattataaagatagtaaataaatgttactatatattagtaatattattattgttgttcatatttatttgataatttctCTTTTTCTTGATTTGTCACATTCAACAGGTCTTGCTTATGCAATGCTGGCAGCTATTCCTCCAGTGTTTGGTTTATATTCATCATTTTATCCCGTGCTATTATACACATTCTTTGGTACCTCCAAACATATATCAATAGGTGAGACTCATTGGCATGCATTCCAGGCTTTTATTAACATGTTCGTGCGACTACCTGACGTGACATTCCTCTATACAGTTTTGCTAAGTCAGAGTTAATAAGCAAAGCATTACTGGCAGACTAAACAAGTTCCATTCGATAAGATCTAAAATCCTAGATCTAGTCTGTTTTTCGCAGCACTTCCTGAACTCTCGTGATGTCTCATCAGAAAGTCAGTTTTTCATTGTCCCTGCCCATTGTACAGGTTAGCAGTTCCCAAGCTGCTCTGATTGCAATGACTTTCGTAAGCTGGAAATGAAAAGCAGGTGTTCCTAAGAACCTTATTAGTTTTGGTGCAGACATCATCACTGTTTTATGGGTGGGTAGATGCCCTGAAGTGTTGTTTTCCTCCTGTTTAATGTGGGGATCTTCAAATCCTCAGAAATCCCTGCTGGATACTAAAAACACCACCAATAATGTAGATTAAAGGTTCAAAAGTCATAAGGTTACCCAAACCAGAATTGTTGCTTCAATATGTTGTTTTCTCCGCCCCTGTGGCTACACTTGAGAGCGAGAGAATTGGTGCTAGTCCAAACATTTGGCAGGGTTCTGCTGCACAGAGACATGCAGCCTCCTGTTTAAACAACACTCACGCTCTGTCCCTCTGAGGTGTAATGGCAATGTCAAACAGACCCAGTTGCAGAGGGCTTTATCTAGATGGCAGACCTACTTTCTCACATGATTGAGTTCCTGTTCCTGGGACAACAACACTTAGACACTGAATGTGTACCTAAGAATGTTTACACCACCTGTTAGTCTCTCAAACAGTTTTTTGTAAGAGTAAAAACAATCccattgcattaaataaattatattataataatacagaCTTATTCAACCCAGTTTTTTTATGGTAAATTACCTGAAAATGCTAAAAGTAATTTTTTCATCACTGATTTGGGTGGCAACAGGCTTGCTAAATAATGTTGTATCTTTTTATGCATACACTTAAAGGTCTTAAAGTGCTTgaagatatatttattattattattctgcagtaaaagttaacaataataatagattgTAAATACCGATTAATATTTTTAGttgcatttattataatataatgtagcCCAATCACACCTTTCAAGCAGAGCGTTTCACAAAAAAGTTGTGAGGTTTTGAATAAAACAATAGCTAttgtaaaaaagaagaaaaaaagaaaaagtaatataAGTCCAGTAAGACTTATAGCTTATaacataatcacaaaaataatttgtGATCCATACTTACCTTCAGCACAGTTtccttaaatgttttttgttctttaaaagacaagttttattgaatttattaattattttttttaggtacTTTTGCAGTTATCAGTCTGATGATCGGTGGGGTTGCTGTAAGGGAGGCCCCGGACTCCATGTTTGCAGTCCATGGGACTAATGCATCACAGGTTGTGGATTTTGAGGCTCGTGATGCCAGAAGAGTGGAGGTGGTTGTAGCTTTGACAACCCTAGTAGGAATCATACAGGTGGGCTGCCATCTGGTCATACCCACATCAAAATGAGCATAGAATCTAGTCAAATTCTTACTTAATTTTATTAGGGGTGACATAATTtctgaaattaaagaaaaaaattaattatttctcTCCTGATATTATGTGTTTGTCACGTTAGAACTATAGTAGATCAAATCTACTGCATTCTCCAGTGTCTGTGGTTGGAATACAAGTTAATTTTTGCAACATGGGCAGATGTTACATTGCATCATTGTAATCACCACCATATTTTGTAGATAAAACTCTTGTGCAAGAGtgttctctttttctctgtcattCAGCTCATATTGTCAGCTAAAATGGCCAGCTTTATACTGAAACACTTTATGAGAAAGAAGTGCACTGCAATGTTATCATAAACCAATTAAAACAGGTTGAGGTTAAACATTACAGACATATTAAACCGGCCTCCAGGCCTGTTTATAATGGACACCTTTCATGGAAAACCGTAAACCTGCTCAGGCTGATGAATTCATGTGATTCTCCTCAAAGTTGATGTTTGGAAACATAATTATGTTCTGACTTACTATAGTTTGTTCTGGGTCTGCTGAGATTTGGCTTCCTGGCGATTTACCTGACTGAGCCGCTGGTGCGAGGTTTCACCACGGCTGCCGCTGTGCACGTCTCAGTGTCGCAGATCAAGTACCTGCTGGGAGTGCACACTGCGCGCTTCAATGGGCCTCTCTCTGTAGTGCATGTGAGTAACCTTTGACCCTGGGGAAACCTTAGGGTGTTTATTATCATTGCACCTATAAACATGTTTCACATTACTTCATGAACACTTATTCACTTTTTCTCATTGGTGTTTTAAGGTATTGATTAAATCATAAAAGAATAAAGGTTTTTTGaagaccagttttttttttacttggattttaactaaatatttgatGAATTACTTTAAATTACTAAATTGTTTAAAGgtgacctattatgcccctttctACAATGTTatataagtctcaggtgtccccagaGTGTGTCTATCAAGTTTTAGCTCAAAACACCCCACGGATAATTTATCATATCATTTTTGAAAATGGCTGTTTTGAGAGGAAGCAGAAACATGCTGTTTTCATGCatgtatctttaaatgcaaatgagctgatgCTACCCgtccccttttccagaatagggcTGTGCCTTTACAGCTCATACAGATACTCTTATATAAAAATCGTTACCATGTCTATCGTGCTGAAATCATGCGTTTTAAAGTCATATTAATTTAAACTTCTGATGTAAGTTAGTGTTTTCTGTCTTTTCCGAAGCATGCGCACAGAAAGCAGCTGTCAAAAAGCATGTGAGTACTATactaagttctctttcatgtcttattgcgcttaaactgtcaaatacacaaGAGGTTTTGTTAAAAACACATgagttatgtctgtgaaggtaaacaccTGGGAAAGAGATTGCATGTTTATATaagatctgtgtggcagcagggtaatatatagtaaataaatgaatccaCTGCTGTCTCgtctgaggctgggactctaaaaAGTGTTCTCGCCTGTGCATCCAGTGATGCATGCTTTGCTCGAACTTTTGCCATGGTGTTAGGACTGGTAAACAGCTGTTGCTTGCGAAAACAGAATGGCGGCGCTGTGATCAAAGCACTTTAAACTGGAAAAAGTCTTGTgttttcatgatatgtcacctttaaaacacttgaatgaaAATTACATATGTGGCTTTggcaaaaaactgaaataaaatatttaagttgaAGTGTTGTTCACACTGTCATTGTGTTTTACAACGACTTAAAAAATACCCAGTGTTTATAATggtaatttatttattgctaaaaaCAGTGTTGAgcttgttacttaaaaaaaaaaatattattctataCTAGTTACTCCTTTCAAAAGATCACTAGTATTGCGCATCATTTAAGCTGTAGATGCATGATTTATTTGCTTCAGCCACATGCATCTATAGATTAGCACAGGTTATTTCTCACacttttaatagtatttatagctCCTAACAGGCTGTGTGACTATGAGAAATCATTGCCTCAAAATCTACGTCTTTATGAAGTTTTCCCTATTGCTTGCATGCCACTGATTATAGGCCAATGATAACCATAGGTTGCAGACCACTGCTTTATACTGTGATATCGTTCTTTTGTGGTTGTAAAGCtttatgttttgtttactttgtttTTCCCCAGAGTCTTGATGCTGTCTTCAGAAACATTGCAAGCACTAATGTTGTCACTCTTATTATTGGACTGGTGTGTATAGTGTTCCTGTACTTCATCAAAGATCTCAATGAGCGCTTCAAAAAGAAGCTACCTATCCCCATCCCTGGAGAAATCATAGTGGTAAATCTTTAAACGCCCTTCCTAAGAAACATTGTGCGAATACATGAATTCAAAATCCCTTTGAGTGAATGTCGGATGTTCTTGTTCTTTGAAGGTGATCGTGTCCACTGGAATCTCATATGGGATGGTTATGTCTGAAAATTATGGAGTTGAAGTCGTGGGTAAAATTCCCACTGGGTAAGATCATGCAAACTTACTCAAACTAAAatggtttacattttaatacatcttccttaatgttttgttttaaggtTGCTGCCACCCAAGATTCCGGACTTCTCGGTCTTTCCTAACCTCTTCCCAGACGCCTTTGCTATAGCTGTTGTTGGCTTCTCAATTGCAATATCATTAGccaaaatctttgcttttaaGCATGGCTACAGTGTGGATGGAAATCAGGTAGAGAATAAAATATACTCTGCAAATGTCATAGTTCCACCTTGTATATTGGCCCTACTTAAAAATTGCATATGAATTGCGTTAAAAGGCAAAAAATCAAACCAAGAGGCATTTACTTTGAAGCAACAAATGTACAAAACAGAGTTTGTTAGTTTTGAAGTGATATAACTTAAGATATGCTGTTAAGCTGTATCTAATTCAGTCGTGCCATTATTCATTGTCATAGTGATTtgattctgtgttttttttagagtAAGGGACATTTCGTTTGCTGCCCTTTATTTTGGTTTCTATGTCTTTAAGTTGCAGCTGAATGCCCAAATTAGCCAGAACCGGCAGTTACTTAGTTACTTGCCATTTAGTAGACCCCTTTGTCCAATGTAACGTGTAGTACACTAATTGCAGGGAAAGTTCACATGGGACAACATTATGTAAAGTGACATGCTTAAGTGAACAACAGTAATAGAGATGGATTGTGACCTCATTAACTCACTAGTTTGCATGTTTAGGACCAAACGTTTGTGTGAGGAGCCAAGTTCCTCAATGAGCACACCAACAGTACTTGAccttccatttatatatatataaaaaaatctgtgctATGTTCGGAATAGCATGCTGACATAATCCTATAAATATATCTACAGTATATTTACatgtacactacctttcaaaggttggttaataattttttaaaaatgtttttttaaagtttaaagttttttatttttttaagtctttttaatctcatttatttgatcaaaaatattgtaaaaacagctctattgtgaaatattattaaaatattataatatattattattaaaatttagagTATGTAAAATAAACTATACAGTGTGAGCTATTATGGTTACAGATTGCATGGACCGAAGTTTTTGAGGCCACAGCAATTATactatagttttaatattttttataaacctGAAATCTAACTACATGGTCTAATTAATTCATTTTGTGTTTATCGTGACTGTAGGAGCTCATCGCTCTGGGACTTTGTAattttctgagttcattcttccACACGTTTGTGGTTACCGCCTCAATGTCTCGCAGCCTGGTACAGGAGAGCACGGGAGGACATACTGAAGTAAGTGGGATTTATTTGTGTTAGATGCCATATTGGTGACATTATGTGCATATGAATGCAGTTGGTGATTGCAAAACTACTTTTCCTGAAAGTGTCCCTTTCATAATGTCCTCATTTTAGTGGCTATATCCCCGGCATAAAAACATAACGATAAGATAAGACCGTCTTGCCTCCTGAAAGACTCAATTTAATTGTTAATGTTTGTCTGCAGATTGCAGGACTCTTGGCGTCCCTACTTGTGCTACTGGTGGTGGTGGCCATTGGATTTGTCTTTCAGCCATTACCTACAGTAAGTGACATGCTATCTGATATGCTTGTCATGGAGCTCATTGATTTTgtgcaaaaatgaataaaataaattgactTTAAATGTTTGGTCTTTTTTGGAAAGCACAAAGGACAGTCTGATTTGTTACCCCAAGCCCTCATAGCAGAACAGACGCATTCTTAATGCATAACGACAGAGGTCAGAGATCAGATGGTGTTTATTACGGTCATCTTTGTGTTGTCATTAGACCGTGCTGGCTGCTATCATTTTTGTCAATCTCCTGGGGATGTTTAGGCAAATAAAAGACATTCCTGCATTATGGAGAACCAGCAAGATTGAACTGGTGAGTGTCAGAGGCGCTTCATTTGATGTGTTCATCATACTTCTTTTACCAATTACTATCTTTTTAAACTATTACATTAAATCTCCTTTCTTCAAATTTCTCTTTTAAAACTTCAtatgtttgtgttattttttgGGACATAGTGAAatttggttttgttgttgttaatgtctGACATGTTTTCTTTAGGCAATTTGGCTGGTGTCCTTTTTCGCATCAGTTTTCCTGGGTCTGGATTATGGTCTGGTGGTTGCCATGGGCTTTGCCATACTCACAGTCATTTACAGAACACAGTGGTAATCTTACTGCTCTTACTGctctgataataaataaatacataattagtaAAGtagcaattaaataatttacaaatgtgtttcatTCGTTCTACTTTACTGGCAATTGATAAATCTGAAAAAGTAGTATTTTTACTATATAATAAGaaacatattatacatttatttctttatatacatatttcttattcaatgcatttttgaattatggaTCATCTTTGAATTACTTTGACCTTGTTATTACGTTCATATTTGCCAAAGGAAATGTCTAATTCAGaccttattgttttattttaagccCTAAGAATGCTCTTCTTGGACAAATCCCAGGCACGGGACTTTACTTTGACGTGAATGAGTATGAAGAGGtcagacatttcttttaaaatacattaaaccaTCGAAACATTATCACCGATAACCTAGATCCTTAACATGAGCTTGCTCCATTCCAAATGTGCTGTTCACAAGCTTTTCGTAGTCACGGGCATCCAATTATGCCTGATTTAATCCTAATTTTCCTCTTATCTgccctttttctctttctcaagGCTGAGGAATGCTCGGGGATCAAGATTTTTCAGTCCAATGCTTCCATATACTTTGCAAACAGTGACCTATATGTCAGCGCCCTCAAGGCAAAGGTGAGACCAAATGCTTAAAGTTATtattcacttaaaatatttttgtgttttatggtTCTGTCCTTCAGTATTTATTGAACCATACATTGTGTAGAGAGATAACCATAAGCAGCAGGCATTTGGCttcataaagtgcttttatattttactttttatgacTACAGACTGGAATTGACCCTGCACAACTGCTCGCTGCTAGGAAATCACagctaaaatatgcaaaaaaagacAATGGGAAGAGGAAGACTGAAAACCACTGCTCTCCAGTAAAGAAAAATGCAGTTGTCTTATtggtatgttgttgttgttgttgtttttaatctaaatgtattttatctgtGACCTTGTCAGTGAAGTCTTTTTATCCTTTACACAAATATTTGAACCTCAGCATGGATTTCCAATGTTGGGAGTTTGCAAGCTATCTCAAAATTTCAGAACAAAACACTGTAGCTTAAAGTTGATTCTGTGAAATCTTTCCATGCAATGTGATGTTCTGTGGTGTCCCAACAGGATGTGGAGCTGGGCGTCACTCGTGAGGTGGTGGCTGGGGCGGAAAAGCAGATGGATCATGTGTATACCAATGGCCAGATGACTGAGAACCACGCTGAGTCTGAATCTGAGGATGACCTCTTTCTGCAGCGTCTGACCCCCGTTCACACCATCGTACTGGACTTTACTCCTGTCAACTTTATTGACTCTGTAGGAGCCAAAACCATTAAATCAGTAAGTCAACAGCATTTATTCTCAAATGAGGCACTTAGAGACTGAATAGGGAAATCTGGcttaatacataattattattaatacatgctGTGCTGTTGTAAATTGAGcagctttttttcagtttttacggTTTCTCATATTTTGGGGTTAGATGTTTGAATAAACTTCTAACTTGTAATATTAAACTTCAACATGTtaaatttcccttattttttgCACTATTGATTTGATATGGCTTGTTGAGAAATGGTGTGCTATTACTTAAGTGATCTGATTCATGATATTTGCTCAATGAATACAAAAAACCATAGATCCAGTGACCTAAAAGCACCCTAAGTTTTGAAAGGGTTCTCCTCTGTTTTTCTGCAGGTGATAAAGGAGTTTGCAACAGTTGACGTGAAAGTTGTGCTTGCTGGATGTAGCAGTAAgtaaatgctttcatttttacatggatacatatttacaattatttttgaacATCAGAGTTGTGACTTGCTGGATGTAGCAGTaatcaattaaatttttacatgTATATAAGTTACGCATAATATATTCTATAATATACATTCCTATAATATAATAGATATTTTTTCCCACATCATGTgtttgagttattattattatttttattattgttgttatttctgAGGTTTTATTCAGGTAATTTGGCTGGtgtctaatataatatttttttaccgAATAGTGATGTAGTAGtgagtaattaatttaatttatacatgtatacatttctgtaatataacattttataatatgattAAACTCCACCAGAGTTCCTATGCTTAATAATGTAGGTTAAAGTTCATTCTGATATATCTGGTTAATGTGGGAAACATCTCCACCTAGAGTTGGAACTAATAAATGGTCATGTTGACATGTCAAAcgaatacataatacataattttactataatgttaatatatattcatttaactTATTAATTCTTTCCTAAGGTCCTTGTAACGTATTTGATATGTTTATGTTGTGCAGGGACCCTTCTCTCTGATCTCAGGACACTTAAATTCTTCTGTGAGCCCGTGACCCCTGACCTCATTTTTCCCACCATTCATGACGCAGTGTTGCATTGTAGGCACTCGAAGGACGTCCAGTGAGCACAAAGACCAAACTAGGTGGCAGAATATGGATCGTGTCGTGCTAAAACAAGCACAAGTACTGTTACTCCTTAGTCACTTTTGTAATGGATATCACTTTTGGAAATCATGATAATGAGAGTAGACTGGAAAACAGTGAGCAAGCCAAAATGTATTTGATGGAAACACTATTTAATGTGAATATACCATCAAATGTTGAGCTCaatatgatgtattattacaGTAGCCATAATCATAAGCTCCACCACAATTTGTTACTGACGCCTGTAAAACACTCTGTACGTTCAGTTCTTTTAAGTGCAATTATTGTAGATGGATTCTTGcccagtgtttattttttttagcactgGTCTAAATATTTTATTGACATTACAACTTATTTTTATGATAGAAATTAAGTTTTACGATTGTTGACCATGTGCTAGTATTTCTTTcctctgtattttatatatttttaaaatctacTTTTTCTGGCTGtagtattttgtaaataaaagaactaatatgttaaatatattttagaccTGATCACATAATTGCACTGTTGGCGAGCATGCTGCTTTCGGTTTCGTGGAATACTTTAATCTGATGTTTCTGAGGAAATGTTCGCCAGAAATGCCCCCCCGCCACATCCCCAAAGTTCCTAGTTGAAACTGAATATAATTTGGTGCAGTTTGTCTTTTTAATTTGTGTGG
Proteins encoded in this window:
- the LOC113047773 gene encoding prestin-like, with product MEHVTASEEPSATLMYQVERPVFNEGYIDSKLLHRKKRTPKSIQLRIAEHLRCSSKKARSVVFGFLPILTWLPSYPLKQYLFGDIVSGISTGVMQLPQGLAYAMLAAIPPVFGLYSSFYPVLLYTFFGTSKHISIGTFAVISLMIGGVAVREAPDSMFAVHGTNASQVVDFEARDARRVEVVVALTTLVGIIQFVLGLLRFGFLAIYLTEPLVRGFTTAAAVHVSVSQIKYLLGVHTARFNGPLSVVHSLDAVFRNIASTNVVTLIIGLVCIVFLYFIKDLNERFKKKLPIPIPGEIIVVIVSTGISYGMVMSENYGVEVVGKIPTGLLPPKIPDFSVFPNLFPDAFAIAVVGFSIAISLAKIFAFKHGYSVDGNQELIALGLCNFLSSFFHTFVVTASMSRSLVQESTGGHTEIAGLLASLLVLLVVVAIGFVFQPLPTTVLAAIIFVNLLGMFRQIKDIPALWRTSKIELAIWLVSFFASVFLGLDYGLVVAMGFAILTVIYRTQCPKNALLGQIPGTGLYFDVNEYEEAEECSGIKIFQSNASIYFANSDLYVSALKAKTGIDPAQLLAARKSQLKYAKKDNGKRKTENHCSPVKKNAVVLLDVELGVTREVVAGAEKQMDHVYTNGQMTENHAESESEDDLFLQRLTPVHTIVLDFTPVNFIDSVGAKTIKSVIKEFATVDVKVVLAGCSRTLLSDLRTLKFFCEPVTPDLIFPTIHDAVLHCRHSKDVQ